In Microbulbifer sp. GL-2, the following are encoded in one genomic region:
- a CDS encoding FMN-dependent NADH-azoreductase gives MMNKLLNIQSSLFQAGGLSSQLAAKYVDSWKARNPSGEVVNRDLLAEPVPHLTLERFQAFTTTAEQRTPEQQAIVDFSDRLIEEISSSDVLVLGVPMYNFTIPSTLHTYFDHIARAGVTFRYTPNGPEGLLKNKKAIAFVTRGGYYGDDHAQSAFLRQFLGFVGITDVEFVYTEGLATGDEAKAKAVAAANERITELA, from the coding sequence ATGATGAACAAATTACTGAATATCCAATCCAGCCTGTTCCAGGCCGGAGGTCTGTCCTCCCAGCTGGCGGCCAAGTACGTTGATAGCTGGAAAGCCAGGAACCCTTCGGGTGAAGTGGTCAATCGCGATTTACTGGCAGAACCTGTCCCCCACCTGACGTTGGAGCGGTTTCAAGCCTTCACCACCACCGCTGAACAACGCACCCCTGAGCAACAGGCTATTGTCGATTTTTCAGACAGACTTATTGAGGAAATCTCTTCGTCAGATGTACTGGTACTGGGTGTACCTATGTACAACTTCACCATCCCCTCTACCCTACATACCTACTTTGATCATATCGCCCGAGCTGGAGTTACCTTCCGCTATACCCCCAATGGTCCAGAGGGGTTACTAAAAAATAAAAAAGCGATCGCCTTTGTCACTCGAGGTGGCTATTACGGCGATGATCATGCACAGAGTGCATTTCTACGTCAGTTCCTCGGCTTTGTAGGCATAACCGATGTGGAGTTTGTCTATACGGAAGGGCTTGCGACCGGTGATGAGGCCAAGGCAAAAGCTGTCGCAGCGGCGAATGAGCGTATTACTGAGCTTGCTTAA
- a CDS encoding LysR family transcriptional regulator, translating to MQTVMPRITLEQWRCLIAVVEAGGYSQAADQLHKSQSSVSYSVQKMESVLEVDVFTISGRKAVLTPAGEMLYRHAKQLVEDAAAIELAASKASAGWESEISIAVEVLFPTWLLLECLDQFGKESPQTRIEVYETVIGEAPEALQQGRVDFAISPHIPKGFNGELLPNPVRIIPVAHPEHPLHKLGRELTLRDLRQHRHLVVRDSGSQRTSRTVTVEVAQRWTVSNMSTSIGAACRGYGFAWLPEEKIRSELAEGSLKLLPLRGGNKRDASMYLTFADRDISGPGTRRLAEIIRQRLDDLEVE from the coding sequence GTGCAAACTGTGATGCCAAGAATTACCCTGGAGCAGTGGCGCTGTTTAATCGCCGTTGTCGAGGCTGGCGGTTACTCTCAGGCCGCCGACCAGTTGCACAAGAGTCAGTCCTCGGTGAGCTACTCGGTGCAGAAAATGGAGTCTGTGCTTGAGGTGGATGTATTTACCATTAGTGGCCGTAAGGCAGTGCTGACCCCTGCCGGGGAGATGCTGTATCGACATGCCAAGCAGCTGGTTGAGGATGCGGCCGCTATTGAGCTGGCTGCGAGTAAGGCCTCCGCTGGCTGGGAGTCAGAAATCTCCATAGCAGTGGAAGTATTATTTCCTACCTGGTTATTACTTGAATGTCTGGATCAGTTTGGAAAAGAGAGCCCGCAAACCCGTATTGAAGTGTATGAGACAGTGATTGGAGAGGCTCCTGAAGCGTTACAACAGGGGCGTGTGGATTTTGCAATAAGTCCACATATCCCTAAGGGCTTTAACGGAGAGCTCTTACCAAACCCTGTACGAATCATACCGGTTGCACACCCAGAGCACCCCCTTCACAAACTTGGCCGTGAACTAACCCTGCGAGACTTACGCCAGCATCGCCATCTGGTGGTGCGTGACTCCGGCTCCCAACGCACTAGCCGTACAGTAACTGTTGAAGTGGCCCAGCGTTGGACTGTGAGTAATATGAGTACTTCTATTGGTGCAGCCTGTCGAGGTTACGGTTTTGCCTGGTTACCGGAAGAGAAAATCCGTTCAGAATTGGCGGAAGGGAGCCTCAAGTTATTACCACTGCGAGGAGGCAATAAAAGGGATGCTTCCATGTACTTAACTTTTGCCGATAGGGATATTTCTGGTCCCGGCACTCGGCGGCTGGCTGAGATTATCCGCCAGCGCCTGGATGATTTAGAAGTCGAGTAG
- a CDS encoding SDR family oxidoreductase, with protein MEKVALVTGASRGIGAAIATRLAKDNFTVLVNYVGNSNAAERLVNQIENAGGKAVSAQADVSDIKAVSRLFESTEASFGGIDAVINSAGIMKLATLAECKEDDFDKLVAVNFKGTFNIMRKAGKHLRQDGRIINLSSSVVGLNMPTYGIYAATKAAVEALTQVMSKELRGRNITVNAVAPGPTATELFLDGKSDEVVSNLAKLSPLERLGNPEDIANTVAFLAGEQGAWINGQVIRANGGII; from the coding sequence GTGGAAAAAGTTGCACTAGTAACCGGCGCTTCCAGAGGCATAGGCGCGGCCATTGCTACCCGGTTAGCAAAAGACAATTTCACCGTACTGGTTAACTATGTCGGTAATTCTAATGCCGCGGAAAGGCTGGTGAATCAAATTGAAAATGCCGGAGGTAAGGCCGTCAGCGCTCAGGCAGACGTCAGTGATATTAAAGCGGTTTCACGGCTATTTGAATCCACCGAAGCCTCCTTTGGTGGTATTGATGCCGTTATCAATAGCGCTGGTATCATGAAGTTAGCAACCTTAGCTGAATGCAAGGAGGATGACTTTGACAAACTGGTTGCCGTCAACTTTAAGGGCACATTCAACATTATGCGGAAAGCAGGCAAACACCTTCGCCAAGATGGACGAATTATCAATTTATCCTCAAGCGTTGTAGGCCTAAACATGCCGACCTACGGTATCTATGCCGCAACCAAAGCCGCAGTTGAGGCCTTGACACAGGTAATGTCCAAAGAATTGCGCGGGCGAAATATCACCGTCAATGCCGTTGCCCCAGGGCCGACAGCAACCGAGCTTTTTCTCGATGGCAAATCTGACGAGGTGGTGAGCAACCTTGCCAAATTGTCCCCACTTGAAAGACTGGGAAACCCGGAAGATATAGCTAATACGGTTGCCTTTTTGGCCGGGGAGCAAGGGGCCTGGATCAATGGGCAGGTGATACGGGCCAATGGTGGGATTATTTAA
- a CDS encoding LysR family transcriptional regulator — MDKLDAMQLYVRIVERGSFTAASSDLCIPRSTSTQVINRLEKQLGVRLLQRSTRRVKATLDGELYYQRCLSILSDVEEAEGAFKGSVPKGEVRVDVQGTIARHFVVPRLPQFFERYPEITLVMSEGDRWVDLVQEGVDCAIRYGHLADSELIARRLTMLERLTCASPQYLERYGTPKSLTDLSSHRVVALRSITTGNSTPLSFCVGDRVETLEVPAPMTVTGTESYLDGVRLGIGLAQFPWFHVEKDLAAGSLVEILSTTRPPSEPVSVVFTQNRFLSPRVRAFIEWLSEVFADH; from the coding sequence ATGGATAAACTGGATGCGATGCAACTTTATGTTCGCATTGTTGAGCGTGGCAGCTTTACTGCAGCTTCCAGCGACCTGTGCATTCCGCGATCAACATCAACCCAAGTCATCAACAGGCTCGAAAAGCAGCTTGGGGTGAGGCTGCTGCAAAGATCCACCCGCCGAGTAAAAGCAACACTGGATGGGGAGCTGTATTACCAGCGTTGCTTGTCGATACTTTCCGATGTGGAAGAGGCAGAAGGTGCCTTTAAGGGCTCAGTGCCGAAAGGGGAGGTTCGTGTCGATGTGCAGGGAACAATTGCACGTCACTTTGTTGTGCCCAGACTTCCCCAGTTCTTCGAGCGGTACCCTGAGATCACTTTAGTGATGAGCGAAGGTGACCGCTGGGTTGATCTGGTTCAGGAAGGGGTAGACTGTGCGATACGCTATGGCCATTTGGCCGATAGCGAGCTGATTGCAAGACGATTAACCATGCTGGAAAGATTAACTTGTGCATCTCCACAATATCTCGAACGCTATGGCACCCCTAAGTCTCTGACTGATTTGAGCAGTCACCGAGTAGTGGCCCTGCGTTCGATAACAACCGGGAATTCCACTCCGCTGTCTTTTTGTGTTGGGGATAGGGTTGAAACTCTGGAGGTTCCAGCTCCCATGACGGTTACTGGTACCGAGAGTTATCTGGATGGCGTCAGGCTAGGTATCGGTCTTGCCCAGTTTCCCTGGTTTCATGTCGAAAAGGACTTGGCTGCAGGTAGTTTGGTGGAAATACTATCTACTACTCGCCCTCCAAGTGAGCCAGTTTCTGTAGTTTTCACCCAGAATCGTTTCCTATCGCCCAGAGTCCGGGCTTTTATTGAGTGGCTGAGCGAAGTTTTTGCGGATCACTAA
- a CDS encoding mechanosensitive ion channel family protein, protein MKPELLEQILHSKLFITLCVVTVILLLRGFLTLTIARSSWAKADKRRRINTVHNIGNLLLVISVIAVWVTELRDFALSIAAFSVAIVLALREGVQCLVGGLYQANMRSFTVGDWIKVGNQFGEVTDSDWLSTTLLEIDPHGLGNGYTGTTLYIPNNAFFTQPVKNLNFMRRYIEHTFSITRESNGVNPFEAKKFMAERLKEHCDSFLDVAERYCKLIESRMGVELSGPDAKVSISTNDLGHDVITATIFCPREEATNIEQLVTEDFYNFWFEKTKALKTEN, encoded by the coding sequence ATGAAGCCCGAGTTACTGGAGCAGATTCTTCATAGCAAGCTCTTTATCACTCTCTGCGTAGTCACTGTAATTCTTCTGTTACGCGGATTCCTGACCCTTACCATTGCCCGCAGCAGCTGGGCAAAAGCGGACAAACGTCGCCGTATAAATACCGTACACAATATTGGGAACCTATTGCTGGTTATCAGTGTTATTGCCGTATGGGTAACTGAGTTACGGGATTTTGCCCTATCTATTGCCGCTTTCTCTGTGGCGATTGTGTTGGCTCTGCGTGAGGGTGTGCAGTGCCTGGTTGGTGGCTTATACCAAGCAAATATGCGCTCTTTTACTGTGGGTGATTGGATCAAAGTGGGCAATCAGTTTGGTGAAGTAACCGACAGTGACTGGTTGAGTACCACTCTGCTGGAGATTGACCCTCACGGACTCGGCAACGGTTACACTGGCACCACCCTTTATATACCCAACAATGCCTTCTTTACCCAGCCTGTGAAGAACTTGAATTTTATGCGCCGCTATATCGAGCATACCTTCTCGATTACTCGTGAAAGCAACGGGGTAAACCCTTTTGAAGCCAAGAAATTCATGGCGGAGCGATTGAAAGAGCATTGCGACTCCTTCCTTGATGTAGCCGAGCGCTACTGTAAGCTAATTGAGAGTCGTATGGGCGTGGAGCTATCGGGCCCGGATGCAAAGGTGAGTATCAGCACAAATGACCTGGGTCATGATGTCATCACCGCTACGATATTTTGTCCGCGTGAAGAGGCTACAAATATCGAACAGCTGGTAACTGAGGATTTTTATAACTTCTGGTTTGAGAAGACTAAAGCTTTGAAAACTGAAAACTAA
- a CDS encoding flavodoxin family protein translates to MTLNKKQIEDCESSHWDFSDLKAVFLNCTLKPTPELSHTDGLVAISREIMQRNGISVQVLRPVDHDIAFGVYPDMTEHGWESDDWPQIFKQVIEANILILTTPVWLGEKSSICTQVIERLYANSSELNDKGQYAYYGRVGGCLVTGNEDGAKHCSMNILYSLQHLGYVIPPQADAAWVGEAGPGPSYLDPGSGGPQNDFTNRNTSFMTWNLMHMARMIKGAGGIPAHGNQRSRWDAGCKPDFPNPDYR, encoded by the coding sequence ATGACCTTGAACAAAAAACAGATAGAAGACTGTGAATCCAGCCATTGGGACTTCTCCGATCTGAAAGCAGTATTTCTTAACTGCACACTAAAACCCACACCGGAACTCTCCCACACCGATGGCCTGGTCGCCATCTCACGGGAGATCATGCAGAGAAATGGAATATCTGTGCAGGTGCTGCGACCTGTTGATCACGATATCGCCTTTGGTGTATATCCAGACATGACCGAACACGGCTGGGAAAGTGATGACTGGCCGCAGATATTTAAGCAGGTTATAGAAGCCAATATCCTGATTTTAACTACACCCGTATGGCTCGGTGAAAAATCCTCTATTTGCACCCAGGTCATAGAACGTCTCTATGCCAATTCATCAGAACTGAATGATAAAGGACAGTATGCATACTACGGTCGTGTTGGTGGATGCCTGGTTACGGGTAATGAGGACGGGGCCAAGCACTGCTCAATGAACATTCTCTATTCTCTACAACATCTCGGTTATGTAATCCCACCCCAGGCAGATGCCGCCTGGGTAGGCGAAGCTGGACCTGGGCCCTCTTACCTGGACCCTGGTTCTGGCGGACCACAAAATGACTTCACCAACCGCAATACCAGTTTTATGACCTGGAATCTGATGCATATGGCTCGCATGATCAAGGGTGCCGGTGGAATACCAGCCCATGGCAACCAGCGTTCCAGATGGGATGCGGGCTGCAAACCAGACTTTCCCAACCCGGATTACCGCTAA
- a CDS encoding SDR family NAD(P)-dependent oxidoreductase yields MAKPTCVVIGVGPGNGAAFARKFNCEGYQVALLARSQSFLDKLQTELDDAQSYICDVTKPDQISDVFSRIQGEMGPIDTLIYNAGSGHSCTIENLDIYEFESDWRINSLGCAFSSQLVATEMIKRSKGNIIIVGATASLRGGANFTSFASAKAAQRSLAQSMARYLWPKGIHVAYLIIDGPVGKNHGLDGRARDDQAFLKPSDIADSAFFLTTQAKSAWTFELDLRPHVEKW; encoded by the coding sequence ATGGCTAAACCCACTTGTGTCGTGATAGGCGTTGGCCCTGGAAATGGCGCGGCATTTGCCAGGAAATTTAATTGTGAAGGCTATCAAGTCGCTCTACTCGCCCGAAGCCAAAGTTTCCTGGATAAGTTACAAACAGAGCTGGATGATGCACAAAGCTACATCTGTGACGTTACCAAACCAGATCAAATTAGCGATGTATTTAGCCGCATTCAAGGTGAAATGGGCCCCATCGATACCCTTATCTACAATGCTGGCTCTGGCCATTCCTGCACTATCGAGAACCTGGATATCTATGAATTTGAATCTGACTGGAGGATCAACAGTCTTGGCTGCGCATTCTCAAGTCAGCTGGTAGCTACAGAGATGATCAAACGCAGTAAGGGAAATATCATTATTGTGGGGGCGACCGCCTCCCTGCGAGGCGGGGCAAACTTCACATCGTTTGCATCGGCCAAGGCCGCTCAACGCAGCTTGGCTCAATCCATGGCCCGGTACTTATGGCCCAAAGGGATACATGTGGCATACCTCATCATTGATGGACCGGTCGGGAAAAATCATGGCTTAGACGGAAGAGCAAGAGACGACCAAGCATTCTTGAAGCCATCGGACATCGCCGATAGCGCCTTCTTTCTGACCACTCAAGCCAAATCAGCCTGGACTTTTGAACTGGACCTCAGGCCACATGTGGAGAAGTGGTAA